A single region of the Anaerococcus urinomassiliensis genome encodes:
- the ruvX gene encoding Holliday junction resolvase RuvX: MTRIMGLDVGDKTIGVALSDPMFLMAHPIETIKRRKASLDIQRLVEIIETQDVETIVVGLPKNMNNSIGPQSMKVMSFVDLLRKQTDKTIVYEDERMTTLQSERVLIDMDVRRENRKKYIDKIAATFILQSYLDRRNNG, translated from the coding sequence ATGACTAGGATAATGGGTCTGGATGTAGGTGATAAAACTATTGGGGTTGCTCTTAGCGACCCTATGTTTTTGATGGCTCATCCTATAGAAACAATAAAAAGAAGAAAAGCAAGTCTAGACATTCAAAGGCTAGTTGAAATTATAGAAACACAGGATGTAGAAACAATTGTAGTAGGTCTTCCTAAAAATATGAATAATTCCATAGGCCCTCAATCTATGAAAGTAATGAGTTTTGTAGATTTGCTAAGAAAGCAAACTGACAAAACGATTGTTTATGAGGATGAAAGAATGACTACTCTTCAATCAGAAAGAGTACTTATTGATATGGATGTTAGACGAGAAAATAGGAAGAAGTATATAGATAAAATTGCAGCTACATTTATCTTGCAAAGCTATTTAGACAGGAGAAACAATGGATAG
- the mutS gene encoding DNA mismatch repair protein MutS, whose translation MKDNFKYEKLTPMLKHYIDVKDSFKDALLLYRVGDFFESFFDDAIIISKTLGLTLTGKECGHDKKAPMCGVPHHVIDNYVGKLVKKGYKVALCDQVEDPKEAKGLVKRAITRVVTPGTITDIDTLDNRENNYLLSIFQNDFGLGLTYCDISTGQLTSFEIKGSKDLIAKRTIDQIEKINPSEIIINSNFSLKDVLIYLKQESDVFLNYIDDDNNYCKINKKITKYLSIDNFKKIENKRLCLVSTANLLDYIYKFYDDKLIHINNIEILEINNYLQLEANTRKNLELHRNLNNNNSKEDTVLNIIDKCDTVMGSRLINQWLERPLIDKEKIDRRLDIVQYFYNNPIDSQNISNFLKNVMDLERLIGKISYKRANARDFISLKNSLEDIPRLKSYLEDSDDEIIRNLGINLPDISDIYKLFEKSIVDDPPISITEGGIIKEGYSNELDDLKISSEEALTKLTIYESEEREKTGIKNYKIIFNKNNGYSIEITKSNLDKVPESYIRKQTLKNQERYTTEKLEELSSLILNGKDQVNEIEYQLFNEIRDILLEKTLMLQALAKMIANIDCLNTLSRVANFNNYVRPKLNDGNQIIIKDGRHPVIESKLKENEFIANDTDIGEDDNLIQIITGPNMAGKSTYMRQMAIIIILAQMGSFVPASYADIAICDKVFSRIGASDNISKGESTFMLEMNEVSNILKNASPKSFVILDEVGRGTSSDDGLSIAMALVKYISKVKKFKTVFATHFHELTILENELDNVKNLKIEILNENDNLIFLRKISSGKSDRSYGIEVAKLSGLPVEIIEDAKVFMDKISDDDYFQTNKTKNIVDTIDDINLKNMEEIISLTKDINVNALTPLEAINKLNSLVERINGLA comes from the coding sequence ATGAAGGACAATTTTAAGTATGAAAAACTAACACCAATGTTGAAGCATTACATAGATGTAAAAGATTCTTTTAAAGATGCACTGCTCTTATATAGGGTGGGGGATTTTTTTGAGTCTTTTTTTGACGATGCCATTATTATTAGCAAAACATTGGGACTTACCCTAACAGGCAAAGAATGTGGACATGATAAGAAAGCTCCAATGTGTGGAGTACCACACCATGTAATTGATAACTATGTAGGCAAACTTGTAAAAAAGGGATACAAGGTTGCTTTATGTGATCAAGTAGAAGATCCTAAAGAAGCTAAAGGACTTGTTAAAAGAGCCATAACTAGAGTTGTAACGCCAGGAACCATTACAGATATAGATACACTTGATAATAGAGAAAACAATTACTTGCTATCAATTTTTCAAAATGATTTTGGCCTTGGACTTACATATTGTGACATATCTACAGGTCAATTAACAAGTTTTGAAATTAAAGGATCAAAAGATTTAATAGCGAAAAGAACTATAGACCAAATAGAAAAAATCAATCCTTCAGAAATAATAATAAATAGTAATTTTAGTTTAAAAGATGTTTTAATATATTTAAAGCAAGAATCAGATGTATTTTTAAACTATATAGATGATGATAATAATTACTGTAAGATTAATAAAAAAATTACAAAATACCTATCAATAGATAACTTTAAAAAAATAGAGAACAAACGACTTTGCCTTGTTTCTACGGCAAACTTACTCGACTATATTTATAAATTTTATGACGATAAACTCATCCATATCAACAATATTGAAATTTTAGAAATAAATAACTATCTACAGCTAGAAGCAAATACTAGAAAAAACTTAGAATTACACAGAAATCTTAATAATAATAATAGCAAAGAAGATACTGTACTAAACATTATTGATAAATGCGATACAGTAATGGGTTCTAGACTGATAAATCAATGGCTAGAAAGGCCTCTCATCGACAAAGAAAAGATAGACAGAAGACTTGATATAGTTCAATATTTTTATAATAATCCAATAGATTCACAAAATATTTCTAACTTTTTAAAAAATGTTATGGATTTAGAACGATTAATAGGAAAAATATCTTATAAAAGAGCCAATGCTAGAGATTTTATATCACTTAAAAACTCTCTAGAAGATATTCCTAGATTAAAATCTTATCTAGAAGATTCAGATGATGAAATAATCAGAAATCTTGGCATTAACCTACCTGATATATCAGATATATATAAATTATTTGAAAAATCTATAGTGGACGACCCACCTATATCTATAACAGAAGGTGGAATAATAAAAGAAGGATATTCTAATGAACTTGATGATTTAAAAATATCCTCAGAAGAAGCTCTAACAAAACTTACAATTTATGAAAGTGAAGAAAGAGAAAAAACCGGTATTAAAAATTACAAAATAATTTTTAATAAAAATAACGGTTATTCTATAGAAATAACAAAAAGCAACTTAGACAAAGTTCCCGAATCTTACATAAGAAAACAAACCTTAAAGAATCAGGAACGATATACCACTGAAAAACTTGAAGAACTAAGCAGCTTAATTTTAAATGGCAAGGATCAAGTTAATGAGATTGAATACCAATTATTTAATGAAATAAGGGATATTTTATTAGAAAAAACTTTAATGCTCCAAGCCTTGGCAAAAATGATTGCTAATATTGATTGCCTAAACACCTTATCTAGAGTTGCTAATTTCAATAATTATGTTAGACCAAAGCTTAATGATGGCAACCAAATCATAATAAAAGATGGTAGGCATCCTGTAATAGAAAGTAAACTTAAAGAAAATGAATTTATTGCTAATGATACTGATATAGGTGAAGACGATAATTTGATTCAAATAATTACCGGCCCTAATATGGCTGGCAAGTCGACTTATATGAGACAAATGGCCATTATAATAATACTGGCTCAAATGGGATCTTTTGTACCAGCAAGCTATGCCGATATAGCTATATGTGATAAGGTATTTTCTAGGATTGGAGCAAGCGATAATATTTCCAAGGGCGAATCTACATTTATGCTAGAAATGAATGAGGTAAGCAATATTTTAAAAAATGCAAGCCCTAAGTCTTTTGTTATTTTAGATGAAGTTGGAAGAGGAACTTCATCAGATGATGGATTAAGTATTGCTATGGCTTTAGTAAAATATATATCGAAAGTTAAGAAATTTAAGACTGTTTTTGCAACTCATTTTCATGAGCTAACAATTCTTGAAAACGAGCTAGATAATGTTAAAAATCTTAAAATTGAAATATTAAATGAAAATGACAATCTAATATTCCTTAGGAAGATATCTTCTGGAAAATCTGACAGGTCGTATGGAATTGAAGTAGCCAAACTAAGTGGTCTTCCTGTTGAAATAATAGAGGATGCCAAAGTCTTTATGGATAAAATTTCGGATGATGATTATTTTCAAACAAATAAGACTAAGAATATTGTAGATACTATAGATGATATAAATTTAAAAAATATGGAAGAAATTATATCTCTAACAAAGGATATTAATGTTAACGCCCTAACTCCTCTAGAAGCAATTAATAAGCTTAATTCCTTAGTAGAAAGGATTAATGGTTTAGCATAA
- a CDS encoding IreB family regulatory phosphoprotein yields MTENNNFNETIAFKPERDDQKDIREILTTVYNALEEKGYKPTGQIVGYLLSGDPTYITAHNGARKLIRVVDRDEILEELLNSYIND; encoded by the coding sequence ATGACTGAAAATAATAATTTTAACGAAACTATTGCTTTTAAACCTGAAAGAGATGACCAAAAGGATATTAGAGAGATTCTAACAACTGTTTATAATGCCCTAGAAGAAAAAGGTTATAAGCCAACAGGGCAAATTGTTGGATATTTGTTATCTGGCGATCCTACCTATATTACAGCTCATAATGGTGCACGTAAACTAATAAGAGTTGTAGATAGAGATGAAATACTTGAAGAATTATTAAATAGCTATATCAATGACTAG
- a CDS encoding DUF1292 domain-containing protein, translated as MDSIVLYDEDNNEVKFNIIDTFGVDDKNYCALQQYDDDLILIAEVINNDDEVIFKAIEDQEELDEIIKLYEEMKEETNGN; from the coding sequence ATGGATAGTATTGTTTTATATGATGAAGATAATAATGAAGTCAAATTTAATATAATAGATACTTTCGGAGTAGATGACAAAAATTACTGTGCCCTTCAACAATACGATGATGATTTAATACTTATAGCTGAAGTAATAAATAATGACGATGAAGTCATTTTTAAAGCAATTGAAGATCAAGAAGAATTAGATGAAATCATCAAATTGTATGAAGAAATGAAGGAAGAAACCAATGGAAACTAA
- a CDS encoding O-methyltransferase, with the protein MRYINYQHTSDYLENIIEDRDFLDLREYALKNDVPIMNIESKEFIKSILAIQRPKSILELGTAIGYSSLVFYKYTKADITTIELDESTSKIAQNNFDKFHAPINLINDDAMKALNNINQGFDFVFIDANKAHYEDYFKICADLLNDGGIIISDNVLFKGMVLNDDLINKRMITIVKRLRNYLSYVSDRKDFTTSIIPIGDGLTISVKEK; encoded by the coding sequence ATGAGATATATTAATTACCAACACACTAGTGATTATTTAGAAAACATTATTGAAGATAGGGACTTTTTAGACCTAAGAGAATATGCTTTAAAAAATGATGTTCCTATAATGAATATCGAGAGCAAAGAATTTATTAAAAGTATATTGGCTATTCAAAGACCAAAATCTATCCTAGAACTAGGAACGGCTATAGGATATTCGTCCTTAGTTTTTTATAAATATACTAAAGCTGATATTACTACTATAGAATTGGACGAATCTACATCAAAAATAGCCCAAAATAATTTTGATAAATTCCATGCTCCAATAAATTTAATAAACGATGATGCAATGAAAGCCTTGAATAATATAAATCAAGGCTTTGATTTTGTTTTTATTGATGCCAATAAAGCTCACTATGAGGACTATTTTAAAATTTGTGCTGATTTATTAAATGATGGAGGGATAATAATATCTGATAATGTTCTATTCAAAGGTATGGTCCTAAATGATGATTTGATAAATAAAAGAATGATCACTATAGTAAAAAGATTAAGAAATTACCTATCCTATGTATCCGATAGAAAAGACTTCACAACTTCTATCATTCCAATAGGTGATGGTTTAACTATAAGCGTTAAGGAGAAATAA
- a CDS encoding peptidase U32 family protein codes for MDKEKVELLAPAGDMERLKAAVKFGADAVFMAGDSFGLRANAKNFDRQAMIEAVKFAHDNDVRVHITMNIVPHDEDMNGIEDYLKFLDEIGVDALIISDPGIFSLAKELTNIDLHISTQASVTNTATVNFWYKMGAKRVILARELSLDEIIEIRDNTPKDLEIEVFVHGAMCISYSGRCLLSNYMTGRDANRGDCAQACRWKYSIQEENRPGEYYPIEEDGSGTYIMNSKDLCLIDELDKLIEAGIDSFKIEGRMKTEFYVATVIRSYRQAIDAFYEGNYNKETIQKYFNEVEKASHRHYTKGFFNNKPDGDGQIYETSSYIRKYDFIGKVLDYNKDTKEAIIEQRNRFLLGEEIEIFGNSKDFVEFKIDNMRDSKGQDIEVANKAKEKIYMTIDHPLEKGDLLRRAIIEDND; via the coding sequence ATGGATAAAGAAAAAGTAGAATTGCTTGCCCCCGCTGGTGATATGGAAAGATTAAAAGCTGCTGTAAAATTTGGTGCAGATGCTGTATTTATGGCTGGAGATAGCTTTGGACTTAGAGCAAATGCGAAAAATTTTGATAGACAAGCTATGATTGAAGCTGTGAAATTTGCCCATGATAATGATGTTAGAGTTCATATAACAATGAATATAGTACCTCACGATGAAGATATGAACGGTATTGAAGATTACTTAAAGTTCCTTGATGAAATAGGCGTTGATGCTCTTATAATTTCAGATCCTGGTATTTTTTCATTGGCTAAGGAACTAACCAATATAGATCTTCATATATCAACACAAGCTTCTGTAACCAACACAGCAACTGTTAATTTCTGGTATAAGATGGGCGCAAAAAGAGTCATACTAGCTCGTGAACTATCTTTAGATGAAATAATTGAGATTAGAGACAATACTCCAAAAGATTTGGAAATAGAAGTATTTGTCCATGGAGCAATGTGTATATCTTATTCAGGTAGATGTCTACTTTCTAACTATATGACAGGACGAGATGCCAACAGAGGGGATTGTGCTCAAGCTTGTAGGTGGAAATATAGCATACAAGAAGAAAATAGGCCAGGAGAATATTACCCTATAGAAGAAGATGGATCAGGAACTTATATAATGAACTCTAAGGACCTATGTTTGATAGATGAACTTGATAAGCTAATAGAAGCAGGTATTGATAGTTTTAAAATCGAAGGACGAATGAAGACAGAGTTTTATGTTGCAACCGTTATAAGAAGCTATAGACAAGCTATAGATGCTTTTTATGAAGGCAATTATAATAAAGAGACTATTCAAAAGTATTTTAATGAAGTTGAGAAAGCAAGTCACAGGCACTATACAAAGGGATTCTTTAATAACAAACCTGATGGAGATGGTCAAATCTATGAGACTTCATCATATATTAGAAAATATGACTTCATAGGCAAGGTATTAGATTACAATAAAGATACTAAAGAAGCTATAATTGAACAAAGAAATAGATTTTTACTAGGCGAAGAGATTGAAATATTTGGTAATAGCAAAGATTTTGTTGAATTTAAAATCGATAATATGAGGGACTCTAAAGGTCAAGATATTGAAGTTGCTAACAAAGCCAAAGAAAAAATATATATGACAATTGATCATCCACTTGAGAAAGGAGACCTACTAAGAAGAGCCATTATCGAAGATAATGACTGA
- the dut gene encoding dUTP diphosphatase gives MNKKFKIMTDGPMPSYQTSGSCGIDLYCSNDEDVIIEPGEMKKINTDLRLEIPEGFFGAVYPRSSTGVKKHLMLANTVGVIDSDYRGEIMIFMYNYGKSPQAIKKGDRIAQLVIQPYEKCELIKVDNLEETDRGDGGFGSTGN, from the coding sequence ATGAATAAAAAATTTAAAATTATGACAGATGGCCCAATGCCATCTTATCAGACATCGGGTTCATGTGGCATAGACTTATATTGTTCAAATGATGAAGACGTAATAATTGAACCTGGAGAAATGAAAAAAATAAATACAGACCTCAGGCTAGAAATTCCTGAAGGTTTTTTTGGTGCAGTATATCCTAGATCTTCAACTGGAGTTAAAAAACATCTGATGCTAGCAAATACTGTGGGAGTTATAGACTCAGACTATAGAGGGGAGATTATGATATTTATGTATAACTATGGTAAAAGCCCCCAAGCTATTAAAAAAGGTGATAGGATAGCTCAATTAGTAATTCAACCTTATGAAAAATGTGAACTAATCAAAGTTGATAACTTAGAAGAAACGGATAGAGGTGATGGTGGCTTTGGTTCCACTGGAAATTAA
- a CDS encoding Fur family transcriptional regulator, translating to METKEVRKIFEDHNQKFTKQREIIFNVLKDSSPKHVTPEELFSIVHEDNKQVGIATIYRTLNIFEELGIVNKQEFTDNAYTYELIDSLNDHHDHIICTSCGKIIEDECINKNELTKSLKDMYDFDMKYYSLRIYGTCSECQKLKEYK from the coding sequence ATGGAAACTAAAGAAGTTAGAAAAATTTTTGAAGATCATAATCAAAAGTTCACAAAGCAAAGAGAGATTATTTTTAATGTTCTAAAAGATAGCTCTCCAAAGCATGTTACACCAGAAGAGCTATTTTCCATTGTTCATGAGGATAATAAGCAAGTAGGAATTGCAACAATATATAGAACTTTAAATATTTTTGAAGAATTAGGTATTGTTAACAAACAAGAGTTTACTGACAATGCCTACACTTATGAGCTTATAGATTCACTAAATGACCACCACGACCATATTATTTGTACTAGTTGTGGGAAAATAATAGAAGATGAATGTATAAATAAAAATGAATTGACAAAGTCATTAAAAGATATGTATGATTTTGATATGAAATATTATTCTCTTAGAATTTATGGCACATGCTCCGAATGTCAAAAACTTAAGGAGTATAAATGA
- a CDS encoding ribonuclease J, protein MRHEKKLKLIPIGGLQEIGKNCTIVEYGNDMVMIDCGLTFPDQDMLGVDIVIPDFTYVEENKDKLRGIFVTHGHEDHIGAIPYFLKSVDTNVYCSKLTKGLLENKFKEHGLNPNRIKMVNVNNKVNVGDLSVEFIRVSHSIPDSCSIAVKSPVGTILFTGDFKMDFTPIDGDPTDIQRLAELGKKGLLAVYADSTNVERPGHSLSEKEVGDTFIRIFGQVSGRIIVATFASNLHRVQQVIYAAEKYNRKVALSGRSMLNNVKIASDLGYLKVKSNTLIDMKNIKSYADDEIVVLSTGTQGEPLSALTRMANGEHKQIHLNETDTVILSSSAIPGNEIAINNTINKLTKIGVNIIYASLAKVHASGHACQEEIKLMYQLTTPKYLLPAHGEARQLKTHQQIAEDMGMDKDKIFILENGDVLEFTKKTAKVTGKVTAGKILVDGSGIGDVGNIVLKDRKHLSEDGLMVVSITFDRNTQALLAGPEIVSRGFVYVKENQDIIENSKEVVLRSVEKCQKEEIRALSQIKYQIREDLKSYLYNELGRDPMILPVISEVENNEIY, encoded by the coding sequence ATGAGACATGAGAAAAAATTAAAGCTAATTCCTATTGGGGGATTACAAGAAATTGGTAAGAACTGTACTATAGTTGAATACGGAAATGACATGGTTATGATAGACTGTGGTCTAACATTTCCTGACCAAGATATGCTTGGAGTAGACATAGTAATACCAGATTTTACCTATGTAGAAGAAAACAAAGATAAACTAAGAGGTATATTTGTAACCCACGGTCACGAAGACCATATTGGAGCTATACCTTACTTTTTAAAGAGTGTTGATACAAATGTATATTGTTCAAAATTGACAAAAGGACTCTTAGAAAATAAATTCAAAGAACATGGATTAAATCCAAATAGAATCAAAATGGTAAACGTCAACAATAAAGTTAATGTTGGGGATTTAAGTGTAGAATTTATTAGGGTTAGCCACTCTATACCAGATTCATGTTCTATAGCAGTTAAATCACCTGTAGGTACAATACTATTTACAGGCGACTTTAAAATGGACTTTACTCCAATTGATGGAGACCCAACAGATATACAAAGACTGGCAGAACTAGGAAAAAAAGGACTACTAGCAGTTTATGCTGATAGTACTAACGTTGAAAGACCAGGCCATTCACTAAGTGAAAAAGAAGTTGGAGATACCTTTATAAGGATTTTTGGACAAGTAAGTGGTAGGATAATTGTTGCAACCTTTGCAAGTAACCTTCACAGAGTTCAACAGGTAATATATGCGGCTGAAAAATACAACAGAAAAGTTGCTCTTTCTGGTCGATCAATGCTAAATAACGTTAAAATTGCTAGCGATTTAGGATATTTGAAGGTTAAGAGCAATACACTAATTGATATGAAAAATATCAAATCCTATGCTGATGATGAGATAGTTGTCCTATCGACAGGTACTCAAGGTGAGCCACTATCTGCTCTAACTAGAATGGCAAATGGAGAACACAAACAAATTCACCTAAATGAAACAGATACTGTTATACTTTCTTCATCAGCTATTCCAGGCAATGAGATAGCTATCAATAATACCATTAATAAACTAACAAAGATTGGTGTAAATATAATCTATGCATCTTTGGCAAAAGTCCATGCATCTGGTCACGCTTGCCAAGAAGAAATAAAATTAATGTACCAACTAACTACACCAAAATACTTACTACCTGCCCATGGAGAAGCTCGTCAATTGAAAACTCACCAACAGATAGCCGAAGACATGGGAATGGATAAAGATAAAATATTTATTCTAGAAAATGGTGATGTACTAGAGTTTACTAAAAAGACGGCAAAAGTTACAGGAAAAGTAACAGCTGGAAAAATCTTAGTAGATGGTTCTGGTATAGGTGATGTAGGCAATATAGTACTAAAAGATAGAAAACACCTATCAGAAGATGGTCTTATGGTAGTATCCATTACTTTTGATAGAAATACCCAAGCGTTACTGGCAGGTCCAGAAATAGTATCTCGTGGTTTTGTTTACGTGAAAGAAAACCAAGATATTATAGAAAACTCAAAAGAAGTAGTACTGAGATCTGTTGAAAAATGTCAAAAAGAAGAAATTAGAGCTTTAAGTCAAATAAAATATCAAATTAGAGAAGACTTAAAATCTTATTTGTACAATGAGCTAGGCCGTGATCCTATGATATTACCAGTAATATCAGAAGTAGAAAATAATGAGATATATTAA
- the alaS gene encoding alanine--tRNA ligase, translating to MKNLGVNELRKSYIDFFGNEKNHTILKSFSLIPKDDESLLLINAGMAPLKKYFTGEESMKNNRATSSQRCVRTGDIERVGKTERHGTYFEMLGNFSFGDYFKKEAITWAYEYLTKHLDISKDLLWVTVYKDDEQAYNIWKDEVGMPKERILRQDKDENFWELEVGPCGPCSEIFVDRGPSKAVDENDNAPGNDDSDRFLEIWNLVFTQFNKDSEGNYTPLAHPNIDTGMGLERIAMVLQQKDNIFEIDIAQDIISEIEKVSGKSYKKNPKDDVSIRVITDHVKAMTFLVSDGVVPSNEKRGYVLRRLIRRAYRHGKLLGIEGEFLTKIVSKVIDSYKDEYQELAHNKDHILEVIIEEEDRFQKTIDQGLDRLNSLISEMEKDGEKILDGSEAFKLYDTYGFPLDLTKEILNEQDYDVDEDKFNKEMADQREKARNARKKDAGWSLDNIVTDGINLTEFVGYDNLSVNANIINIFDENGQVTSLKEGEEGIIVTDKTSFYAEGGGEVADIGYIYNKNAKAKVTDVQKKNDIYFHYVEIIDGEIHVNEEYTFEVNKTRRLDITRNHSATHLLDQALRDVLGDGISQAGSLVDDEKLRFDFTYNGSLTASQKREIEDVVNEKIREQLDVRKEILPFKKSQEMGAIGLFEDKYKDEVRVVSIGDYSKELCGGCHVNNSSEILMFKIISESSVSAGVRRIEAISGKKVYELIQKQKCDLEQIANDLGTREDLIENRIRAIKEEISNQKEEIKRLKSSSNKDTFEQLKQAVEKKDDINLLIYKFEDATTDQMRDYENRLKQTFDNLVIVFASLSNNKLIFTVSVDDSLTNRYDAGKIVREISQLTGGNGGGRKNFAQAGGKDISKVDLALERAHQII from the coding sequence TCTTTGCTTTTAATCAATGCAGGAATGGCACCACTTAAGAAATATTTTACTGGTGAAGAAAGCATGAAAAATAATAGAGCAACCTCTTCACAAAGATGTGTTCGTACAGGAGATATTGAAAGAGTCGGAAAGACTGAACGCCATGGAACATATTTTGAAATGTTGGGCAACTTTTCTTTTGGGGATTATTTTAAAAAAGAAGCTATAACATGGGCATATGAATACTTGACCAAACATCTAGATATTTCTAAGGATTTATTATGGGTTACTGTCTACAAAGATGACGAGCAAGCTTATAATATTTGGAAAGATGAAGTAGGAATGCCAAAAGAACGTATACTACGTCAAGATAAGGATGAGAACTTCTGGGAACTAGAAGTTGGTCCATGCGGACCATGTTCTGAAATATTCGTAGACAGGGGGCCTAGCAAAGCAGTAGATGAAAATGACAACGCTCCTGGAAATGATGACTCTGATAGGTTTTTAGAGATATGGAACCTAGTATTTACTCAATTTAATAAGGACAGTGAAGGAAATTATACACCTTTAGCTCATCCTAATATAGATACTGGAATGGGACTTGAAAGAATTGCCATGGTTCTTCAACAAAAAGATAATATATTTGAGATTGATATAGCCCAAGATATTATAAGTGAAATAGAAAAAGTATCAGGTAAATCATATAAGAAAAATCCAAAAGATGATGTTTCAATCAGAGTTATAACTGACCATGTCAAAGCTATGACATTCCTTGTTTCTGATGGCGTAGTTCCATCAAATGAAAAACGTGGATATGTGCTTAGAAGACTTATTAGGCGTGCTTACAGACACGGAAAGCTTCTTGGTATAGAAGGTGAATTTTTAACTAAAATTGTAAGTAAAGTTATCGATTCCTATAAAGACGAATATCAAGAATTAGCTCATAATAAAGATCATATACTTGAAGTTATCATTGAAGAAGAAGACAGGTTCCAAAAAACTATAGACCAAGGCTTGGATAGATTAAATAGTTTAATATCTGAAATGGAAAAAGATGGTGAGAAGATCTTAGATGGATCTGAAGCTTTTAAATTGTACGATACCTATGGATTTCCTCTTGATTTAACAAAAGAGATATTAAATGAACAAGACTACGATGTAGATGAAGATAAATTTAACAAAGAGATGGCAGATCAAAGAGAAAAAGCCCGAAATGCAAGGAAAAAAGATGCTGGTTGGTCACTTGATAATATAGTTACTGATGGAATAAATCTTACAGAATTTGTTGGTTATGATAATTTATCAGTAAATGCTAATATTATTAATATATTTGACGAAAATGGCCAAGTAACATCGCTAAAAGAGGGCGAAGAAGGTATAATAGTAACTGATAAGACTTCATTTTATGCTGAAGGCGGCGGTGAAGTTGCTGATATAGGTTATATATATAATAAAAATGCTAAAGCTAAAGTTACAGATGTTCAAAAGAAAAATGATATTTATTTTCATTATGTAGAAATCATAGATGGAGAAATTCATGTAAATGAAGAATACACTTTTGAGGTAAATAAAACTCGCCGCTTAGATATAACAAGAAATCACTCAGCAACTCACTTATTAGATCAAGCTCTCAGAGATGTATTAGGAGATGGTATAAGCCAAGCAGGTTCTTTAGTAGATGATGAGAAGCTAAGATTTGATTTTACCTATAATGGATCACTTACAGCTAGCCAAAAAAGGGAAATAGAAGATGTAGTTAATGAAAAAATAAGAGAACAGTTAGATGTAAGAAAAGAAATTCTTCCATTTAAAAAATCTCAAGAAATGGGAGCTATAGGACTATTTGAAGATAAGTACAAAGACGAAGTTAGAGTTGTTTCCATAGGAGATTATTCTAAAGAATTGTGTGGCGGATGTCATGTTAACAATTCATCTGAAATCTTAATGTTTAAAATAATAAGCGAGTCTTCAGTATCTGCAGGCGTTCGTAGAATAGAAGCCATAAGCGGAAAAAAAGTTTACGAGCTTATACAAAAACAAAAATGTGACCTAGAACAAATAGCTAATGATTTAGGAACTAGAGAAGATTTAATTGAAAACAGAATCAGAGCTATTAAAGAAGAAATCTCAAATCAAAAAGAAGAAATAAAAAGATTAAAATCATCTTCAAATAAAGATACTTTTGAACAATTAAAGCAAGCAGTTGAAAAGAAAGATGATATAAATCTACTTATTTATAAGTTTGAAGATGCGACTACAGATCAGATGCGTGATTACGAAAATAGATTAAAGCAAACATTTGATAATTTAGTCATAGTTTTTGCAAGTCTAAGTAATAATAAGTTGATATTTACAGTATCTGTAGATGATAGCTTAACTAATAGATATGATGCAGGAAAAATAGTAAGAGAGATAAGTCAGTTAACTGGTGGAAACGGCGGGGGAAGAAAGAACTTCGCACAAGCTGGAGGAAAAGATATTTCTAAGGTAGATCTTGCTTTAGAAAGAGCTCATCAGATTATATAG